ACCAGCGTAGAAGATGCCATCGACACCATGCGCGTAGTTGAAGCAGCGTATATCTCAAGCGAGCGTGGCGGAGTAGCCATGCCGCCGATCGACTGATGCTGGCTGAACCGGCTAGCGGCCCATCCAGCCTCCATCGACGGTCAGCACTGTGCCGGTGACGTAATCGCTCGCCGATGAGCTGAGAAACAGAGCAGCTCCCGCGAGATCTTGCGGCTGTCCCCAGCGCGCCGCTGGAATGCGCTCGAGGATCTGGCGATTGCGCGTCTCATCTGCCTGCAGCGCCTCGGTGTTGGTGGTGGCGAAGTAGCCAGGCGCTATGGCATTCACCTGAATACCCTTGGCTGCCCACTCATTCGCAAGCGCCTTCGTTAGTTGCGCCACACCGCCCTTGCTCGCGGCATAGGCCGGAACGCGAATTCCACCCTGAAAGCTGAGCAGTGAAGCTATATTGACGATCTTGCCGTGCCCGCGCGGAATCATGTCGCGCGCCGCAAGCTGCGAAAGCTGAAAGACACTGGTGAGATTCACCTGCAGCACCTGCTGCCAGTCTTCAAGCGGAAACTCCTCAGCGGCATGACGAATGATCGTCCCGGCATTATTGACCAGAATGTCGATGCGTCCAAACTTTTTCGTCACTTGCGTGAAGAGATCTTCGGCCCCATTTGTGGAGGAAAGATCAGCGCGAAATGCCGCAGCTTTTGAGCCGATTGCCGCAGCAGTCTCCGTGGCCGGGCGGCGGTTGCCATGACATGCGACGGCAGCCCCTGCCTGTGCAAGCGCGGCTGCAATAGCCGCTCCTAGACCGCTGGCGGAGCCGGTGACGAGAGCAACTTGATTGTCGAGACGGAAGAGATCGAGAACATTCAATGAATTGTTTTGCATGACTGATGCAACTTTACCCGGAGCGAGAGAGCAGGGCAAACAGCATGGCTGGCGCGTCATTGTGTGTTGCCTGCCGAATGCTGCCGGACTATGATCTCTGACCGCAGGTATATTCAGGCACATCTATCTTTGTCCGAAAAGGAGACGACGACCATGGGCTCCGCAACGATTCCTACACCACAAATAAACGAAGCAAAACTCCACGAATTCATGATGAAGGCTGTCGGCGATATGGGCGCCGCCATGCACGCGGTTCTCGTAGTTCTCGGTGACAGGCTGGGACTCTACAAAGCGATGGGCGACAGCAAGCCAACCACCTCGGCCGAGCTTGCGTCGCGCACCGGAACCAGCGAGCGTTATGTTCGCGAGTGGCTGAATGCAAACGCAGCCAGTGGCTATGTGACGTACGATCCAGCAACGAAAATGTATACCCTGCCGCCCGAGCAGTCCCTGACGCTTACCAAGGAAGACGGCCCCGCCTTTCTTCCCGGAGCATTTCAAGTTATATCCGCCTGCTTCAGCGACCAAGGCAAGATTGAAGATGCGTTCAGGACGGGCAAGGGCATCGGCTGGCATGAACACCATCACGATCTCTTCCGTGGTACGGAGCGGTTTTTCCGCCCCAACTACATCGCAAACCTCACTTCAAGCTGGATTCCTTCGCTGAGCGGAGTGGAGCAGAAACTGAGTAGCGGAGCGAAGGTCGCCGATATCGGCTGTGGTCTCGGCGCTTCCACCATCCTGATGGCGAAGGCGTATCCAAAGTCGGAGTTTTATGGCTTCGACTATCACGACGGTTCAATCGCGATGGCCCGCGAAGCCGCAAAACGCGAAGGCATCGATGACCGCGTGCATTTCGAAGTGGCCTCGGCGAAGAGCTTCCCGGGCAAGGACTACGACTTCGTCGCCTTCTTCGATTGTTTGCACGATATGGGCGACCCGAAAGGCGCGGCAGCCTATGTTCACTCCACCATGAAACCAGATGGGACATGGATGATCGTCGAGCCGTTTGCCGAGGACGCAACGGAGGCAAACCATAACCCGATTGGCCGCGTCTTCTACTCGGCATCCACGATGCTCTGTGTGCCGGCGTCGATCTCGCAGGAGGTAGGCGCTGCACTTGGCGCGCAGGCTGGAGAAAAGCGCATCGGCGAAGTCGTGACTTCGGGCGGGTTCAAAAACTTCCATCGTGCTACGCAGACGCCGTTCAATCTGGTGTTTGAAGCGCAGGCTTAGCTGGAGGATGAAATTCTGGCCGCTGCCGTCCAAGCGATCGGCAGCGGCTTCTTTTTACCGAATCCGGCTGGTTTGATTGACTGGTTTAGTTTGGCTCTCGTATGTTGACTATAAGGGCATTTTTCTTGAGCGCGGTGGACGGCGCAGGCGTGCGTGTCCCTTGCATCAGCGATTTAATTTGAAGTGAGGAGTTAAGCAAATGCGGCTTTACCAGATGGCAGACCCGGTCCGCTACGAGTTGATGAATACCGATGATCTGCGCGAAACATTCCTGCTCGAAGGCTTCTTCCAGCCCGGAAAAATCGAGTTTGCCTATGTGGATCTCGACCGCACAGTCATCGGTTCAGCAGTGCCTGTCGGTGAAGCACTCACGCTCGAAACAGAGCCGGAGCTGCGCGCAGAGTACTTCCTCGAACGTCGCGAACTTGGTGTGCTCAACGTCGGTGGCGCGGGCTCCGTTGTGGTGGACGGCACGGAGTATTCGCTCGACAAGCTCGATTGTCTCTACGTGGGGCGCGGCAGCAGGTCGGTCACGTTTTCGAGCAAGAACAGCAAGGCACCTGCGAACTTCTATCTGCTGAGCTATCCGGCGCACAAGGAATACCCCACCGCGATGGTGAAGTTCGCCGACATGAAGGGTCTCGAACTTGGTAGCGTCGAGACCTGCAACAAGCGCACGATCTACAAGGCCATCTACAAGGAAGGCATCAAGAGCTGCCAGCTTGTGATGGGCTTCACGCTGCTGGCCACAGGTTGCAACTGGAACACGATGCCCGCGCACACGCACATGCGTCGCAGCGAGGTCTACTTCTACTTCGACGTGGACCCCACGCACCGCGTGTTCCACCTGATGGGGCCTCCCGACGCAACCAGCCATCTCGTCGTTGCTGATAAGGAAGTCGTTGTCTCGCCCGGCTGGTCGATCCACGCCGGCGTAGGCACGAAGAACTACGGCTTCTGCTGGGGCATGGGCGGAGAAAACCAAGCGTACGACGATATGGATGGCGTGGCCATCGCGGAGTTGCGATAGTGAGCGAGAACAAGCTGGTATTGCGCAAGAAAGAAGAGTGCAAGTGGGACTTGGTCAGCCTGGGCGAAGTCATGTTGCGCCTCGATCCCGGTGATGTGCGCGTTGCCACGGCGCGACAGTTCACCGCGTGGGAAGGTGGCGGCGAATATAACGTTGCCCGTGGCTTGCGTCGCTGCTTCGGCATGAAGACGGCAATCGTGACCGCGCTCGCTGACAATCCCGTAGGTCGTTTGCTTGAAGATCTGATGCTGCAGGGCGGCGTCGATCTCTCGCACCTCATGTGGACAAAGTACGACGGCGTAGGCCGCACCGTGCGCAATGGGCTGAACTTCACGGAGCGCGGCTTCGGAGTGCGCGCGGCGCTGGGATGCTCGGACCGTGGCCACACCGCGGTCAGCCAGTTGAAACCCGGCCAGATCGACTGGGACGAGATCTTCGGCAAAGAAGGCTCGCGTTGGCTACACACCGGCGGCATCTTCTGCGCACTGAGCGAGTCCACGCCCGAGGTGGCGAAGGAGGCGATGGTGGCTGCCCGCAAGCACGGCGTCATCATCAGCTACGACCTCAACTACCGCGACTCGCTGTGGAAGGCCATCGGCGGCAAGGCGCGCGCCACCGAGGTGAACCGCGAGCTGGCGAAGTATGTCGACGTGATGATCGGTAATGAAGAGGACTTCACCGCCGCGCTCGGCTTTGAGATCGAAGGCGTCGGAGACGACCTCGGCGAACTCGACTCGGCCAACTTCCGCAAGATGATTGAGAAGGCAGTCGCTACCTATCCGAATTTCAAAGCCGTAGCCACAACGTTGCGCCATGCGAAGACGGCAAGCGTGAACGATTGGGGCGCGGTCTGCTACTACGAGGGCAAGTTCCACGAGGCGCGGCCGATGCCAAATCTGGAAATATTCGATCGCGTCGGCGGCGGCGATTCGTTCGCATCTGGGCTCATCTATGGATTCCTCAATGACAAGGGCGCGGATTGGGCCGTCAACTGCGGCTGCGCTCACGGTGCGCTGGCAATGACGACGCCCGGCGATACTACCATGGCCACCTTCGACGAAGTGCAGCGCATCATGAAGGGCGGCGGCGCCCGCGTGCAGCGCTAGACAGAGAAGACTTACAGGGAGAGAACGATGGAGAAGATTGCAGTACTGAAGTCTCTGCGGGAGACCGGCCTGGTTCCGGTCCTGCGGGCGGAGTCGGTAGACAAAGCGCTGGCGCTAGCAGAGGCTATCGCCGCCGGTGGCGTGAACGTGCTCGAAGTTACGATGACCGTTCCTGGCGCGATCCAGGTCATGCGCACGCTTGCGCAGAAGCGGCCAGACATTCTCATCGGCGCAGGCACCGTGCTCGATGCCGAGACCGCTCGCATGTGCATCCTCGAAGGCGCGCAGTTTGTCGTCAGCCCCGCGCTCAATCTCGGCACCATCGAGATGTGCCATCGTTACTCCATTGCAGTGCTGCCCGGCGCGCTCACGCCAACCGAAATTGTTACCGCATGGCAAGCTGGCGCTGATGTCGTCAAGGTCTTTCCCGCAAGCGCAATGGGCGGCGCAAAATATCTGACCGCGCTCAAAGGCCCGCTGCCGCAGGTGGAGATGATTCCCACCGGAGGTGTTTCACTCGCAACCGCCGCGGAGTTTCTCGCGGCGGGAGCGTTCGCCCTCGGCGTAGGCTCCGACCTGGTGAACGCCAAAGCGATGGCCGAAGGCAAACCTGAGGT
This is a stretch of genomic DNA from Edaphobacter acidisoli. It encodes these proteins:
- a CDS encoding class I SAM-dependent methyltransferase; amino-acid sequence: MGSATIPTPQINEAKLHEFMMKAVGDMGAAMHAVLVVLGDRLGLYKAMGDSKPTTSAELASRTGTSERYVREWLNANAASGYVTYDPATKMYTLPPEQSLTLTKEDGPAFLPGAFQVISACFSDQGKIEDAFRTGKGIGWHEHHHDLFRGTERFFRPNYIANLTSSWIPSLSGVEQKLSSGAKVADIGCGLGASTILMAKAYPKSEFYGFDYHDGSIAMAREAAKREGIDDRVHFEVASAKSFPGKDYDFVAFFDCLHDMGDPKGAAAYVHSTMKPDGTWMIVEPFAEDATEANHNPIGRVFYSASTMLCVPASISQEVGAALGAQAGEKRIGEVVTSGGFKNFHRATQTPFNLVFEAQA
- a CDS encoding glucose 1-dehydrogenase, which encodes MQNNSLNVLDLFRLDNQVALVTGSASGLGAAIAAALAQAGAAVACHGNRRPATETAAAIGSKAAAFRADLSSTNGAEDLFTQVTKKFGRIDILVNNAGTIIRHAAEEFPLEDWQQVLQVNLTSVFQLSQLAARDMIPRGHGKIVNIASLLSFQGGIRVPAYAASKGGVAQLTKALANEWAAKGIQVNAIAPGYFATTNTEALQADETRNRQILERIPAARWGQPQDLAGAALFLSSSASDYVTGTVLTVDGGWMGR
- the kduI gene encoding 5-dehydro-4-deoxy-D-glucuronate isomerase, which produces MRLYQMADPVRYELMNTDDLRETFLLEGFFQPGKIEFAYVDLDRTVIGSAVPVGEALTLETEPELRAEYFLERRELGVLNVGGAGSVVVDGTEYSLDKLDCLYVGRGSRSVTFSSKNSKAPANFYLLSYPAHKEYPTAMVKFADMKGLELGSVETCNKRTIYKAIYKEGIKSCQLVMGFTLLATGCNWNTMPAHTHMRRSEVYFYFDVDPTHRVFHLMGPPDATSHLVVADKEVVVSPGWSIHAGVGTKNYGFCWGMGGENQAYDDMDGVAIAELR
- a CDS encoding bifunctional 4-hydroxy-2-oxoglutarate aldolase/2-dehydro-3-deoxy-phosphogluconate aldolase, translating into MEKIAVLKSLRETGLVPVLRAESVDKALALAEAIAAGGVNVLEVTMTVPGAIQVMRTLAQKRPDILIGAGTVLDAETARMCILEGAQFVVSPALNLGTIEMCHRYSIAVLPGALTPTEIVTAWQAGADVVKVFPASAMGGAKYLTALKGPLPQVEMIPTGGVSLATAAEFLAAGAFALGVGSDLVNAKAMAEGKPEVVTDSAKKYLAIVKEFRAKKI
- a CDS encoding sugar kinase, producing the protein MSENKLVLRKKEECKWDLVSLGEVMLRLDPGDVRVATARQFTAWEGGGEYNVARGLRRCFGMKTAIVTALADNPVGRLLEDLMLQGGVDLSHLMWTKYDGVGRTVRNGLNFTERGFGVRAALGCSDRGHTAVSQLKPGQIDWDEIFGKEGSRWLHTGGIFCALSESTPEVAKEAMVAARKHGVIISYDLNYRDSLWKAIGGKARATEVNRELAKYVDVMIGNEEDFTAALGFEIEGVGDDLGELDSANFRKMIEKAVATYPNFKAVATTLRHAKTASVNDWGAVCYYEGKFHEARPMPNLEIFDRVGGGDSFASGLIYGFLNDKGADWAVNCGCAHGALAMTTPGDTTMATFDEVQRIMKGGGARVQR